In the Aromatoleum bremense genome, one interval contains:
- a CDS encoding homoserine dehydrogenase produces the protein MKPINVGLLGIGTVGGGTFTVLKRNEEEITRRAGRPIRITAVADKNLELARKVAGADARLTDDAFSVVADPEIDIVVELIGGYGVAKELVLAAIENGKHVVTANKALLAVHGNEIFAAAQSRGVMVAFEAAVAGGIPIIKALREGLSANRIQWLAGIINGTTNFILSEMRDKGLPFADVLKEAQALGYAEADPTFDIEGVDAAHKATIMSAIAFGVPMQFEAAHVEGITKLDSIDIQYAEQLGYRIKLLGISRMRPEGIELRVHPTLIPAKRLIANVEGAMNAVVVHGDAVGATLYYGKGAGAEPTASAVIADLVDVTRLHTADPEHRVPHLAFQPDQVRDLKVLPIEEVVTSYYLRMRVEDKPGVLADITRILADSGISIEAMIQKEAPEGASQTDIIMLTHITIEKNANAAIAKIEALPVVQGRITRLRMESLQ, from the coding sequence ATGAAACCGATCAATGTTGGCCTGCTGGGCATCGGTACCGTCGGCGGCGGTACCTTCACCGTTCTCAAGCGCAACGAGGAAGAAATCACCCGTCGCGCCGGTCGCCCGATCCGCATCACCGCAGTGGCCGACAAGAATCTCGAACTCGCGCGCAAGGTCGCGGGCGCCGACGCGCGACTGACCGATGACGCATTCTCGGTCGTCGCCGACCCGGAAATCGACATCGTCGTCGAACTGATCGGCGGCTACGGCGTCGCGAAGGAACTGGTGCTGGCCGCGATCGAGAACGGCAAGCATGTCGTTACCGCGAACAAGGCGCTGCTCGCGGTGCACGGCAACGAGATCTTCGCCGCCGCGCAATCGAGGGGCGTCATGGTCGCGTTCGAGGCGGCGGTTGCCGGCGGCATCCCGATCATCAAGGCGCTGCGCGAAGGCCTGTCGGCGAACCGCATCCAGTGGCTCGCCGGCATCATCAACGGCACGACGAACTTCATCCTGTCGGAGATGCGCGACAAGGGCCTGCCGTTCGCCGATGTGCTCAAGGAGGCGCAGGCGCTCGGCTACGCCGAGGCCGATCCGACTTTCGATATCGAAGGCGTCGACGCCGCGCACAAGGCGACGATCATGAGCGCGATCGCGTTCGGCGTGCCGATGCAGTTCGAGGCCGCGCACGTCGAAGGCATCACGAAGCTCGACAGCATCGACATCCAGTACGCGGAGCAGCTCGGCTACCGCATCAAGCTGCTCGGCATTTCGCGGATGCGCCCGGAAGGCATCGAGCTGCGCGTGCATCCGACGCTGATCCCGGCCAAGCGGCTGATCGCGAACGTCGAAGGCGCGATGAACGCCGTCGTCGTCCATGGCGACGCCGTCGGCGCGACGCTGTATTACGGCAAGGGCGCCGGTGCCGAGCCGACCGCGAGCGCAGTGATCGCCGACCTCGTCGACGTCACCCGCCTGCACACTGCAGACCCCGAGCACCGCGTGCCGCATCTCGCGTTCCAGCCGGACCAGGTACGCGACCTCAAGGTGCTGCCGATCGAAGAGGTCGTGACCTCGTATTACCTGCGCATGCGCGTCGAGGACAAGCCGGGCGTGCTGGCCGACATCACCCGCATCCTCGCCGACAGCGGCATCTCGATCGAAGCGATGATCCAGAAGGAAGCGCCGGAAGGCGCGTCGCAGACCGACATCATCATGCTGACCCACATCACGATCGAGAAGAACGCCAACGCGGCGATCGCGAAGATCGAGGCCCTGCCGGTCGTGCAGGGCAGGATCACCCGCCTGCGCATGGAAAGTCTGCAGTAA
- a CDS encoding pyridoxal phosphate-dependent aminotransferase, with protein sequence MAETQASPLDPDARMVRKSAKLANVCYDIRGPVLIKAKQMEDEGHKIIKLNIGNLAAFGFDAPEEIQLDMIRNLPNSAGYSESKGIFAARKAVMHYTQQKHIKGVTLEDIYIGNGVSELIVMAMNALLNIGDEVLVPAPDYPLWTAAVSLSGGTPVHYICDEANEWLPDLDDMRARITPNTRAIVVINPNNPTGALYPDHILQGIVDIAREHGLIVYADEVYDKVLYDGATHRSMGSFSEDVLTILFNGLSKNYRSCGYRAGWMVVCGDKRHAQDYIEGLNMLASMRLCANVPGQYAIQTALGGYQSIDDLVAEGGRMRRQRDLAHELISAIPGVSCVKPKATLYMFPKLDPKLYPIEDDQAFIAELLEEERVLLVQGSGFNWPHPDHFRLVFLPHEDDLRDAIGRIARFLEQYRKRHAA encoded by the coding sequence ATGGCGGAAACGCAAGCATCCCCGCTGGACCCCGACGCGAGGATGGTGCGCAAGTCCGCGAAACTCGCCAATGTCTGCTACGACATTCGCGGGCCGGTGCTGATCAAGGCCAAGCAGATGGAGGACGAGGGGCACAAGATCATCAAGCTGAACATCGGCAATCTCGCCGCGTTCGGCTTCGACGCGCCGGAAGAGATCCAGCTCGACATGATCCGCAACCTGCCGAACTCGGCCGGCTACTCGGAATCGAAAGGCATTTTCGCCGCGCGCAAGGCGGTGATGCATTACACGCAGCAAAAGCACATCAAGGGCGTGACGCTCGAGGACATCTACATCGGCAACGGGGTGTCGGAGCTGATCGTGATGGCGATGAACGCGCTGCTGAACATCGGCGACGAGGTGCTCGTGCCGGCGCCCGATTACCCGTTGTGGACCGCTGCGGTGAGCCTGTCGGGTGGCACGCCGGTGCATTACATCTGCGACGAAGCCAACGAATGGCTGCCCGACCTCGACGACATGCGCGCGCGCATCACCCCGAACACGCGCGCAATCGTCGTCATCAACCCCAACAACCCGACCGGCGCGCTGTATCCGGACCACATCCTGCAAGGCATCGTCGACATCGCCCGGGAGCACGGCCTGATCGTCTACGCGGACGAGGTGTACGACAAGGTGTTGTACGACGGTGCGACGCACCGGTCGATGGGCTCGTTCTCCGAGGACGTGCTGACGATCCTCTTCAACGGCCTGTCGAAAAACTACCGCTCGTGCGGCTACCGCGCCGGATGGATGGTCGTGTGCGGCGACAAGCGCCACGCGCAGGACTACATCGAAGGGCTCAACATGCTCGCGTCGATGCGGCTGTGCGCGAACGTGCCGGGGCAGTACGCGATCCAGACCGCGCTCGGCGGCTACCAGAGCATCGACGATCTGGTCGCGGAAGGCGGGCGCATGCGCCGTCAGCGCGACCTCGCGCACGAGCTGATCAGCGCGATCCCGGGCGTCAGCTGCGTCAAGCCGAAAGCGACGCTGTACATGTTTCCGAAGCTCGACCCGAAGCTTTACCCGATCGAGGACGACCAGGCGTTCATCGCCGAACTGCTCGAAGAAGAGCGCGTGCTGCTCGTGCAGGGCAGCGGCTTCAACTGGCCGCACCCGGATCATTTCCGGCTCGTGTTCCTGCCGCACGAGGACGACCTGCGCGACGCGATCGGACGGATCGCGCGCTTTCTCGAGCAGTATCGCAAGCGGCACGCCGCCTGA
- a CDS encoding Mth938-like domain-containing protein gives MKLNLEQNPNLNLFTGYAADHVMVNKVRHEGNLIVTSERVLAWKAAGFDALAVDDFVALRELAPEVVLLGTGSRLRFPSPRVLRPLIDAGIGYEVMDLAAACRTYNILATEGRAVAAALIFDAP, from the coding sequence ATGAAGCTGAATCTCGAACAGAACCCGAACCTCAACCTCTTCACCGGCTATGCCGCCGATCACGTGATGGTCAACAAGGTGCGCCACGAGGGCAACCTCATCGTGACGAGCGAGCGCGTGCTGGCGTGGAAAGCGGCCGGATTCGACGCTCTTGCTGTAGACGATTTCGTCGCCCTGCGCGAACTCGCACCCGAGGTCGTCCTCCTCGGCACCGGTTCGCGGCTGCGCTTTCCGTCGCCACGCGTGCTGCGCCCGCTGATCGACGCCGGCATCGGCTACGAAGTCATGGACCTCGCGGCGGCATGCCGCACCTACAATATCCTGGCCACCGAAGGTCGCGCCGTCGCAGCCGCACTGATTTTCGACGCGCCCTGA
- a CDS encoding peroxiredoxin, whose amino-acid sequence MTASATSSTPEFSLPATGGTTVALPALRGSKVVLYFYPKDSTPGCTNETADFRDHHAAFRAAGCEVFGISRDSLKSHENFKAKLALPFELISDTDEVACNAFGVIKMKNMYGKAVRGIERSTFVLDAEGAIRHEWRGVKVPGHVQEVLDFVTTL is encoded by the coding sequence ATGACTGCAAGCGCCACTTCGTCCACCCCCGAATTCAGCCTGCCCGCCACGGGCGGAACCACCGTTGCGCTGCCCGCCCTGCGCGGCAGCAAGGTCGTGCTGTACTTCTATCCTAAGGACAGCACGCCCGGATGCACCAATGAAACGGCGGACTTCCGCGATCACCACGCGGCGTTTCGTGCCGCCGGCTGCGAAGTGTTCGGCATCTCGCGCGACAGCCTCAAGTCTCACGAAAACTTCAAGGCCAAGCTCGCGCTGCCGTTCGAGCTGATCTCCGATACCGATGAAGTCGCGTGCAACGCCTTTGGCGTCATCAAGATGAAGAATATGTACGGCAAAGCGGTGCGCGGCATCGAGCGCAGCACTTTCGTCCTCGACGCCGAGGGCGCGATCCGGCACGAATGGCGCGGCGTCAAGGTGCCCGGACACGTCCAGGAAGTGCTCGACTTCGTCACCACCCTCTAG
- a CDS encoding PhoH family protein yields the protein MTKRAPRTQKTKLFVLDTNVLMHDPTSLYRFEEHDLFVPIMTLEELDANKKGMSEVARNARQASRMMDDIVSGSPDDIHAGIALDGPSRGLATGKLFLQTEAINVALPAALPTAKGDNHILAVVMHLAERFSQRPVILVSKDINMRIKARALGLDAQDYFNDKVLEDTDLLYSGWRELPPDFWDTHGKGMESWKEESRTYYRLSGPLAPELLVNEFLFQNGEAPLQAWVKERNGRSVLLETLVDYAHTKNNVWGITARNREQNFAFNLLMNPEIDFVTLLGQAGTGKTLLTLAAGLTQVLEAKRYSEIIMTRVTVPVGEDIGFLPGTEEEKMAPWMGALEDNLDVLNGTAGEGGDWGRAATRDLIRSRIKIKSLNFMRGRTFINKFLIIDEAQNLTPKQMKTLITRAGPGTKVVCLGNIAQIDTPYLTEGSSGLTFVVDRFKDWLHSGHITLQRGERSRLADHAAEVL from the coding sequence ATGACCAAACGCGCACCCCGCACCCAGAAGACCAAGCTGTTCGTCCTCGACACCAACGTGCTGATGCACGATCCGACGAGCCTCTATCGCTTCGAGGAACACGACCTCTTCGTCCCGATCATGACGCTCGAGGAGCTCGACGCGAACAAGAAGGGGATGTCCGAAGTCGCGCGTAACGCCCGCCAGGCGAGCCGCATGATGGACGACATCGTCAGCGGGAGCCCGGACGACATCCATGCGGGCATCGCCCTCGACGGCCCGTCGCGCGGACTGGCGACCGGCAAACTGTTCCTGCAGACCGAAGCGATCAACGTCGCGCTGCCCGCTGCGCTGCCCACGGCGAAAGGCGACAACCATATCCTCGCGGTCGTGATGCACTTGGCCGAGCGCTTCTCGCAGCGCCCGGTGATCCTCGTCTCCAAGGACATCAACATGCGCATCAAGGCCCGCGCGCTGGGCCTCGACGCGCAGGACTACTTCAACGACAAGGTGCTCGAGGATACCGACCTCCTCTACAGCGGCTGGCGCGAGCTGCCGCCAGACTTCTGGGACACCCACGGCAAGGGCATGGAATCCTGGAAGGAGGAAAGCCGCACCTATTACCGCCTCAGCGGGCCGCTGGCCCCGGAGCTGCTGGTCAATGAGTTCCTGTTCCAGAACGGCGAGGCGCCGCTGCAGGCGTGGGTGAAGGAGCGCAACGGCCGCAGCGTGCTGCTCGAAACACTGGTCGACTACGCGCACACCAAGAACAACGTGTGGGGTATCACGGCGCGCAATCGCGAGCAGAATTTCGCGTTCAACCTGCTGATGAACCCGGAAATCGACTTCGTCACGCTGCTCGGCCAGGCCGGCACCGGCAAGACGCTGCTGACGCTGGCCGCCGGTCTCACCCAGGTGCTCGAAGCCAAGCGTTATTCCGAAATCATCATGACGCGCGTGACCGTACCGGTCGGCGAGGACATCGGCTTCCTGCCCGGCACCGAGGAAGAGAAGATGGCGCCGTGGATGGGCGCGCTCGAGGACAACCTCGACGTGCTCAACGGCACCGCCGGCGAAGGCGGCGACTGGGGCCGCGCCGCGACGCGCGACCTGATCCGCTCGCGCATCAAGATCAAGAGCCTGAACTTCATGCGCGGGCGCACCTTCATCAACAAGTTCCTGATCATCGACGAGGCGCAGAACCTGACGCCGAAGCAGATGAAGACGCTGATCACGCGCGCGGGCCCCGGCACCAAGGTCGTATGCCTCGGCAACATCGCGCAGATCGACACGCCCTATCTGACCGAAGGCAGCTCGGGCCTGACTTTCGTCGTCGACCGCTTCAAGGACTGGCTGCATTCGGGCCACATCACACTGCAGCGCGGCGAACGTTCGCGGCTCGCGGACCACGCGGCCGAAGTGCTGTAG
- a CDS encoding DUF294 nucleotidyltransferase-like domain-containing protein, which translates to MTATAAGMLIGASSDFLKRFSPFNRMEPHALDFLAERAVLAFHARGSEILTPEMGQPRHFHIVQRGKVQARQFGPATVTDYTTMTLGPGECFPIGAISAQRPSTNSYVAVEDSFIYQLPAEDFLKLMQMSSVFHLFCTQYIASLLNQSRQQLQTSFAQRAAEQQTMTTPLGELVKKEAIFVTPGTSIRAALEKMSEMRLGCMVIVDAEQRPVGILTQSDLLSRIVLPAIDLQRPVSEVMTRDPHRMPASASAYDAALEMATHGVRHLLVTDSDDRLKGVVSERDLFSLQRISLRQVRAGIEGAEDVEGLQRASRDIRQLALNLIAQGVGAEQLTQFISALNDALTRRIIDLAAARHDIHGIDYAWLAFGSEGRHEQTLSSDQDNGVIFVSPPDADREALRKRLLAFAKEVNENLAACGFPLCKGNIMASNPELCLTFEEWRGRFGDWIREPDPQALLNASIFFDYRVLCGNERLGDQLRTWLNNTARANTAFLRMMAVNALQVAPPLGRIRDFVLDDDGTIDLKKCGARLFVDVARILALRTGVASSSTVQRLRQAGAKMGMQAEEIAALIDGFHFIQLLRLRSQHLETEHDSPGDNRINPDELNELDRRILKEAFRQARKLQLRLKLDYQL; encoded by the coding sequence ATGACCGCCACCGCCGCCGGGATGCTGATCGGCGCCAGCTCGGATTTTCTCAAGCGCTTCTCGCCCTTCAACCGGATGGAGCCGCACGCGCTCGACTTCCTCGCCGAGCGTGCAGTGCTGGCGTTTCATGCCCGGGGCAGCGAGATCCTGACGCCCGAGATGGGGCAGCCGCGGCATTTCCATATCGTCCAGCGCGGCAAGGTGCAGGCGCGCCAGTTCGGCCCGGCAACCGTCACGGATTACACGACGATGACGCTCGGGCCGGGCGAATGCTTTCCGATCGGCGCGATTTCGGCACAGCGCCCGTCGACGAACAGCTACGTCGCCGTCGAGGACAGCTTCATCTACCAGCTGCCGGCCGAAGACTTTCTCAAGCTCATGCAGATGAGCTCGGTGTTCCACCTGTTCTGCACCCAGTACATCGCCAGTCTGCTGAACCAGTCGCGCCAGCAGCTGCAGACGAGTTTCGCGCAGCGCGCCGCCGAGCAGCAGACGATGACCACGCCGCTCGGCGAACTCGTGAAGAAGGAAGCGATCTTCGTCACACCCGGAACGTCGATCCGCGCGGCGCTCGAAAAGATGTCCGAAATGCGCCTCGGCTGCATGGTGATCGTCGACGCCGAACAGCGCCCGGTCGGCATCCTCACGCAGAGCGACCTGCTGTCGCGCATCGTTTTGCCGGCGATCGACCTGCAGCGTCCGGTGAGCGAGGTGATGACCCGCGATCCGCACCGGATGCCGGCCTCGGCGTCCGCGTACGACGCGGCGCTCGAGATGGCGACGCATGGCGTGCGCCACCTGCTCGTCACCGACAGCGACGACAGGCTCAAGGGAGTCGTGTCCGAGCGGGACCTGTTCTCACTGCAGCGCATCAGCCTGCGCCAGGTTCGCGCCGGCATCGAGGGCGCGGAGGACGTCGAGGGGTTGCAGCGGGCGAGCCGCGACATTCGCCAGCTCGCGCTGAACCTGATCGCCCAGGGCGTCGGCGCCGAACAGCTGACCCAGTTCATCTCCGCGCTCAACGATGCGCTCACCCGCCGCATCATCGACCTCGCCGCCGCCCGCCACGACATCCACGGCATCGATTACGCCTGGCTCGCATTCGGCTCGGAAGGACGGCATGAACAGACCCTGTCGTCGGACCAGGACAACGGCGTGATCTTCGTCAGCCCGCCAGACGCCGACAGGGAAGCCCTGCGCAAGCGCCTGCTCGCATTCGCCAAAGAGGTAAACGAGAACCTCGCGGCCTGCGGCTTTCCGCTGTGCAAGGGCAACATCATGGCGAGCAATCCGGAGCTATGCCTGACGTTCGAGGAATGGCGAGGGCGTTTCGGCGACTGGATCCGCGAACCGGACCCGCAGGCGCTGCTCAATGCGTCGATCTTCTTCGATTACCGCGTGCTGTGCGGCAACGAACGGCTGGGCGACCAGTTGCGCACCTGGCTGAACAACACCGCGCGAGCGAATACGGCTTTCCTGCGCATGATGGCCGTGAACGCCCTGCAGGTCGCGCCGCCGCTCGGCCGCATCCGCGATTTCGTGCTCGACGACGACGGCACGATCGACCTGAAAAAATGCGGCGCCCGCCTGTTTGTCGACGTCGCCCGCATCCTTGCGCTGCGCACCGGCGTCGCTTCGAGCAGCACCGTCCAGCGCCTGCGCCAGGCCGGCGCGAAGATGGGAATGCAGGCCGAGGAAATCGCCGCGCTGATCGACGGCTTCCACTTCATCCAGTTGCTGCGCCTGCGCTCGCAGCATCTCGAAACCGAACACGATTCGCCGGGCGACAACCGCATCAATCCCGACGAACTCAATGAACTCGACCGTCGCATCCTCAAGGAAGCGTTTCGCCAGGCTCGCAAGCTCCAACTTCGGCTAAAGCTCGACTACCAGCTATGA
- a CDS encoding 3'-5' exonuclease, whose translation MNWLTRLLSNRADITALDIALRETLAHWQAAPEPDLGVAHFEARYVIVNTEATGLDLDADRLLAVGAIAVDCGLLPPTESYYARLEPDPATALINLLTFCGAGPVVVFNAGFNRTLLERALGEHLGIKPEWTWLDLHWLLPALYGELIDHPARLADWMKAFGIETFQRHHALGDAWAIAQLMLAAQARALALGLKTPRSLAELERSCRHLRRQA comes from the coding sequence ATGAACTGGCTCACGCGACTGCTCTCGAACCGGGCGGACATTACCGCGCTCGACATCGCGCTGCGCGAGACGCTGGCGCACTGGCAGGCCGCGCCCGAGCCGGACCTGGGCGTCGCGCACTTCGAAGCCCGCTACGTCATCGTCAATACCGAGGCGACAGGGCTGGACCTCGACGCCGACCGCCTCCTCGCGGTCGGCGCAATCGCAGTCGATTGCGGACTGCTGCCGCCGACCGAGAGCTATTACGCGAGACTCGAACCCGACCCGGCGACCGCGCTGATCAACCTGTTGACCTTCTGCGGCGCGGGTCCGGTCGTGGTTTTCAATGCGGGCTTCAACCGCACCCTGCTCGAACGCGCCCTCGGCGAACACCTCGGGATCAAGCCGGAATGGACCTGGCTCGATCTTCACTGGCTGCTGCCGGCCCTGTACGGCGAACTCATCGATCATCCCGCCCGCCTCGCGGACTGGATGAAAGCGTTCGGAATCGAGACCTTCCAGCGCCACCATGCACTCGGCGACGCGTGGGCGATTGCCCAGCTGATGCTCGCCGCCCAGGCGCGGGCGCTCGCGCTCGGGCTCAAGACCCCGCGCAGCCTCGCAGAACTGGAGCGCTCGTGCCGCCATCTGAGACGACAGGCGTGA
- a CDS encoding C40 family peptidase produces the protein MKHPGAAPRGTLSRIGVLAALLIALAFAAATPAAAAEESDTPAENGSVDLIERYGNAAQELMNQGMEYLGIRYRFGGNSPATGLDCSGLVQNVFRNALGLNLPRTAREMARLGDKVGLQDLKPGDLVFFNTMRRTFSHVGIYMGGGRFLHAPASGGRVRIDEIGERYWSQRFNGARRLLPEADALLPR, from the coding sequence GTGAAACATCCAGGCGCTGCTCCCCGCGGGACGCTGTCCCGCATCGGCGTCCTCGCCGCGCTGCTGATCGCCCTCGCGTTTGCTGCCGCGACACCTGCAGCGGCGGCGGAAGAAAGCGATACCCCTGCGGAGAACGGCTCTGTCGACCTGATCGAGCGCTACGGCAACGCCGCTCAGGAACTTATGAACCAGGGGATGGAGTATCTGGGTATCCGCTACCGCTTCGGCGGAAATTCCCCCGCGACCGGGCTCGACTGCAGCGGCCTCGTGCAGAACGTGTTCCGCAACGCGCTCGGGCTGAATCTTCCGCGCACCGCGCGGGAAATGGCGCGCCTCGGCGACAAGGTGGGCCTGCAGGACCTGAAACCGGGGGACCTCGTATTCTTCAACACCATGCGGCGCACGTTCTCGCACGTCGGCATCTACATGGGCGGGGGACGCTTCCTGCATGCGCCGGCAAGCGGCGGCCGGGTGCGCATCGACGAGATCGGGGAGCGTTACTGGAGCCAGCGCTTCAACGGCGCCCGCCGCCTGCTGCCGGAAGCCGACGCGCTGCTGCCCCGCTAG
- a CDS encoding DUF2325 domain-containing protein, which translates to MNALIVGADRLGNIPDVLAGFGIRIAAHVSGRDSAHQRRSAPLPAGIQMVILFTDFLGHNVMQRFREAASREGVMLVCCRRSVCALQQALGRRIEQADCEGCRGGCATRRK; encoded by the coding sequence ATGAACGCCCTGATCGTCGGCGCCGACCGCCTCGGCAACATTCCGGACGTGCTCGCGGGGTTCGGCATCCGCATCGCGGCCCACGTCAGCGGGCGCGACAGCGCGCATCAGCGCCGCAGCGCGCCGCTGCCGGCAGGCATCCAGATGGTGATCCTGTTTACCGATTTTCTCGGACACAACGTGATGCAGCGTTTTCGCGAGGCCGCCAGCCGCGAGGGCGTGATGCTGGTGTGCTGCCGCCGGTCGGTGTGCGCGCTGCAGCAGGCGCTCGGGCGCCGCATCGAGCAGGCGGACTGCGAAGGCTGCCGGGGCGGTTGCGCGACGCGCAGGAAGTGA
- a CDS encoding Fe(3+) ABC transporter substrate-binding protein, whose amino-acid sequence MKKTLLASVLIGLGLTAVHAHAADNELNLYSARHYQTDEALYQDFTKQTGIKINRIEAKEDELLERIRNEGANSPADVFITVDASRLAKADELGIFAPVKSKVLEERIPAHLRTDNWFSYSTRARLIVYNKETVKPEQVQTYASLASPELKGKVCTRSGSHPYNISLGAALINHEGTEKTEKWARDLVANFARAPKGGDTDQIKAVAAGECGVAIANSYYLARLMNSTKEEDKAVVAKIGAVWPNQKTWGTHINISGAGMLKHAPNKAAAVKFLEYLASDSAQKYFADGNNEWPVVKSVKVVNPALDALGDFKADTLPVGDLAKTAAEAQRIYDRAGFR is encoded by the coding sequence ATGAAGAAGACCCTCCTTGCCTCCGTCCTGATCGGCCTCGGCCTGACTGCGGTCCACGCACACGCGGCGGACAACGAGCTGAACCTCTACTCCGCCCGCCATTACCAGACCGACGAAGCCCTCTACCAGGACTTCACGAAGCAGACCGGCATCAAGATCAACCGCATCGAGGCCAAGGAAGACGAGCTGCTGGAGCGGATCCGCAACGAAGGCGCGAACAGCCCGGCCGACGTGTTCATCACCGTCGATGCGTCGCGCCTGGCGAAGGCCGACGAGCTCGGCATCTTCGCTCCGGTGAAGTCGAAGGTGCTCGAAGAGCGCATCCCGGCGCACCTGCGCACCGACAACTGGTTCTCGTATTCGACCCGCGCGCGCCTGATCGTCTACAACAAGGAAACGGTGAAGCCCGAACAGGTCCAGACTTACGCCAGCCTTGCCAGCCCCGAGCTGAAAGGCAAGGTCTGCACGCGCTCCGGCAGCCATCCGTACAACATTTCTCTCGGCGCCGCGCTGATCAATCACGAAGGTACCGAGAAGACCGAGAAGTGGGCGCGCGACCTCGTCGCGAATTTCGCCCGCGCACCGAAGGGCGGCGACACCGACCAGATCAAGGCGGTCGCCGCCGGTGAGTGCGGTGTCGCAATCGCGAACAGCTACTATCTCGCACGGCTGATGAACTCGACGAAGGAAGAGGACAAGGCGGTCGTCGCGAAGATCGGCGCAGTGTGGCCGAACCAAAAGACTTGGGGCACGCACATCAACATCTCCGGCGCCGGGATGCTGAAGCACGCCCCGAACAAGGCTGCCGCCGTCAAGTTCCTCGAATACCTCGCCTCCGACAGTGCGCAGAAGTATTTCGCCGACGGCAACAACGAGTGGCCGGTGGTCAAGAGTGTGAAGGTCGTGAACCCGGCGCTCGACGCCCTCGGCGACTTCAAGGCGGACACGCTGCCCGTCGGCGATCTGGCGAAGACCGCCGCCGAAGCCCAGCGCATCTACGACCGCGCCGGTTTCCGCTAA
- a CDS encoding type II secretion system protein N — protein sequence MRFGRWPATFAWIAALSVSAWVAADSFLLFAAPGNISATFRSSADPATAAQKIVDSAPLVVATRTASGPTADSPAYTLIGVATGFGSDRGFALLKSEGGGVFPATEGETLAPHTRLARIHADRVEIERSGITRTLHLELPQSPGSSPAVATATGKPDR from the coding sequence ATGCGATTCGGTCGCTGGCCGGCGACGTTCGCATGGATCGCTGCATTATCGGTTTCGGCGTGGGTCGCAGCGGATTCTTTCCTGCTTTTTGCCGCCCCCGGGAATATCTCGGCCACCTTCCGTTCCTCGGCCGATCCGGCCACGGCAGCGCAGAAGATCGTCGACAGCGCGCCGCTCGTCGTCGCGACGCGCACAGCCTCGGGACCGACGGCTGACAGCCCCGCGTACACGCTCATCGGCGTCGCGACCGGATTCGGTAGCGATCGGGGTTTTGCCCTGCTGAAATCCGAAGGCGGCGGCGTCTTCCCCGCGACCGAAGGGGAAACGCTCGCGCCGCACACCCGACTCGCGAGGATCCATGCCGACCGCGTCGAGATCGAACGCAGCGGCATCACCCGGACGCTCCATCTGGAATTGCCGCAATCGCCCGGCAGCTCGCCCGCTGTCGCAACTGCAACTGGAAAACCGGACCGCTAG